One window of the Runella slithyformis DSM 19594 genome contains the following:
- a CDS encoding N-acetyl sugar amidotransferase, translated as MQKKEIQICTKTVLDSTLTGISFDENGVSNFYYKFAERKQRLFITNSEEKQRQLNLIVESIKNKQRSKRYDCIVGVSGGIDSSYVIYKAIELGLRPLLVHFDNGWNSELAVANIESICKTLGVDLYTHVVHWHEFRDLQRSFLKASVANAEAPTDHGIFATLYNMAIKHDVKFILDGVNDATESITDGDGINGSGGYIYADLAHIEGIQKQFGTVQLKTYQRLSIYRKSYLRLTGKVRQISILNLLEYNKVQALETLIDKLGYRPYDGKHHESLFTKFHQGVYLPRKFGFDKRKLHLSDLIMSGQITRAEALEELKKPIIPHQVASDLIEYTRKKLGFSESEFNQILTAPPKSYDNYPNQRWIFDIYRWITSKTK; from the coding sequence ATGCAAAAAAAAGAAATACAAATTTGTACGAAGACTGTATTAGACTCAACTTTGACTGGAATCTCATTTGATGAAAATGGTGTTTCGAACTTCTACTATAAATTTGCCGAACGTAAGCAACGCCTGTTTATTACTAATTCTGAAGAGAAACAAAGGCAATTGAATTTAATTGTCGAGAGCATTAAAAATAAACAACGCAGCAAGCGATACGACTGCATTGTTGGAGTAAGCGGTGGGATAGATAGCAGTTATGTAATATACAAAGCGATTGAGTTAGGGTTACGTCCATTGTTAGTTCATTTCGACAATGGCTGGAATTCAGAATTAGCAGTAGCCAATATCGAAAGTATTTGTAAAACCCTCGGAGTTGACTTGTACACCCACGTTGTTCACTGGCACGAATTTCGTGACTTACAAAGGTCTTTCTTAAAAGCATCTGTAGCTAATGCTGAAGCGCCCACTGATCACGGCATTTTTGCGACACTTTACAACATGGCTATAAAACATGATGTGAAGTTTATTTTAGACGGAGTGAACGATGCGACAGAAAGTATTACAGATGGAGACGGCATCAATGGATCAGGAGGCTATATATATGCCGACTTAGCTCATATTGAAGGTATACAAAAACAATTTGGGACAGTACAACTCAAAACATATCAACGCTTAAGCATATATCGAAAATCTTACCTTCGATTGACAGGAAAAGTACGTCAAATAAGTATTTTAAACTTATTAGAATACAATAAAGTACAGGCACTTGAAACATTAATAGACAAATTGGGATACCGTCCCTACGATGGTAAGCACCATGAATCATTGTTTACAAAATTTCACCAAGGGGTTTATTTACCTCGCAAATTCGGTTTCGATAAACGTAAATTACACCTCAGTGATTTGATTATGTCTGGGCAGATAACTCGAGCTGAGGCTCTTGAGGAATTAAAAAAACCAATAATCCCTCACCAAGTTGCAAGCGACCTGATTGAATATACACGAAAAAAATTAGGGTTTAGCGAGTCTGAATTCAATCAAATCCTGACTGCTCCCCCCAAAAGTTATGATAACTATCCAAATCAACGTTGGATTTTTGACATCTACCGCTGGATTACATCTAAAACAAAATAA
- a CDS encoding AglZ/HisF2 family acetamidino modification protein produces the protein MFSSRVIPVLLLESGGLIKSVKFKNPQYIGDPINAVRIFNEKEVDEIVLLDTLASKEGREPDYLLIEDIASECFMPFAYGGGINSIKQAEKLIKLGAEKIILNHILQKTPHLVKEIATYFGSSTVVASIDVKTNFWGNYEVFSHTKRKITGQNPTEFAKQLEGLGVGEIFLNSVDLDGTMQGYDLKLIKSIVDSVSVPVVACGGAGSQTHLKDGIHQANASAVAAGSMFVFQGVHRAVLISYPSRKEILDII, from the coding sequence ATGTTTTCTTCGCGCGTTATCCCAGTTTTATTACTCGAAAGTGGTGGGTTAATAAAGTCAGTAAAGTTTAAAAACCCCCAATATATAGGTGATCCTATTAACGCTGTTCGTATTTTTAATGAAAAGGAAGTAGACGAGATTGTATTGCTTGATACACTTGCAAGTAAAGAAGGCCGCGAACCTGACTATTTACTAATCGAAGATATTGCCTCAGAGTGCTTTATGCCTTTTGCTTACGGTGGAGGAATTAATTCTATTAAACAAGCCGAAAAACTGATAAAACTGGGAGCTGAGAAAATAATACTTAATCATATATTACAAAAAACACCACATCTAGTAAAAGAGATAGCTACCTACTTTGGAAGTTCGACCGTAGTAGCGTCTATTGACGTAAAAACAAATTTTTGGGGTAACTATGAAGTATTTTCACACACAAAACGAAAAATTACCGGACAAAATCCTACAGAGTTTGCCAAACAGTTGGAAGGCCTGGGTGTAGGTGAAATTTTTTTAAATTCAGTTGACTTGGACGGAACTATGCAAGGATATGACTTAAAACTCATCAAAAGTATAGTTGACTCCGTCTCAGTTCCTGTAGTGGCATGTGGAGGAGCTGGTTCACAAACACACCTGAAAGATGGTATTCACCAAGCAAATGCATCAGCCGTAGCCGCAGGAAGTATGTTTGTGTTCCAGGGCGTTCACCGTGCAGTTCTAATAAGTTATCCATCGCGAAAAGAAATTTTGGATATTATTTAG
- the hisH gene encoding imidazole glycerol phosphate synthase subunit HisH, with product MIVIIDYEMGNVGSIQNMLKKVGYDSIITSNKQKICDAHKIILPGIGAFDTGMEQLGSKGLHETLNRRVLEAGVPVLGVCLGMQLITKNSEEGTLPGLGWVESQTRKFFFPNHPQLKIPHMGWNTIQYSEENPCTLFRGMPAEARFYFVHSYYVRCDNQADIVAETQYGHSFVSSFERENIFGVQFHPEKSHRYGMIIYKNFAESKS from the coding sequence ATGATTGTCATTATAGACTATGAAATGGGGAATGTAGGATCGATTCAAAACATGCTCAAAAAAGTAGGTTATGACTCGATCATTACCAGTAATAAACAAAAAATATGTGACGCACATAAGATTATTTTGCCCGGAATTGGAGCATTTGACACCGGAATGGAACAACTAGGTTCCAAAGGACTACATGAAACACTCAATCGACGTGTTTTAGAGGCCGGCGTTCCTGTTCTGGGGGTTTGTTTAGGTATGCAACTTATAACAAAAAACAGTGAGGAAGGAACCTTACCCGGTTTAGGTTGGGTCGAATCGCAAACGCGTAAATTTTTTTTCCCCAACCATCCTCAACTTAAAATTCCTCATATGGGCTGGAATACAATTCAATATTCAGAAGAAAACCCATGCACACTTTTTCGTGGAATGCCCGCCGAAGCACGTTTTTACTTTGTTCATTCATATTATGTTAGGTGTGACAATCAAGCAGACATCGTAGCTGAAACCCAATATGGCCATTCATTTGTGTCATCTTTTGAACGTGAAAATATTTTTGGAGTACAATTTCACCCCGAAAAAAGCCACAGATATGGCATGATTATATATAAAAACTTTGCCGAGTCTAAATCATAA
- a CDS encoding FkbM family methyltransferase, with the protein MIDWIRKQARNNILIRKFIAYYLAPSGWFDSFIMNGKLDTNWQHRLDLTVACPDNAYINRVANAGKVQKGKQIMHNGLRINLGSYYGPEVAKILLANSGVHEPQEERVFDLVLQQMPEGAVMVELGAFWSFYSMWFQKTVKGARNFMVEPDNFNIGCGKRNFKLNKMKGTFLEAFVGKESGVFEGKPVICVDNIMYNYKLSFIHLLHSDIQGFELDMLQGAQKSITSNKIGYCFISTHTNEIHYQCIEFLRENNFEIISNVDIWQTYSEDGIIVARHKTYPGLMPISVSLKK; encoded by the coding sequence ATGATTGATTGGATACGCAAACAAGCTCGCAATAACATTCTGATTCGCAAATTTATTGCTTATTATTTAGCGCCTTCGGGATGGTTCGATTCTTTTATAATGAATGGAAAATTAGATACTAATTGGCAGCATCGTTTAGATTTGACAGTTGCTTGCCCCGACAATGCCTATATTAACCGAGTTGCTAATGCTGGAAAGGTGCAAAAAGGCAAGCAAATTATGCACAATGGTCTAAGAATTAACTTGGGAAGTTATTATGGCCCCGAAGTTGCTAAAATATTACTAGCGAATTCAGGTGTTCATGAACCTCAGGAAGAACGTGTGTTTGATTTGGTTCTTCAACAAATGCCCGAAGGTGCGGTTATGGTTGAATTAGGAGCTTTTTGGAGTTTTTATTCAATGTGGTTCCAAAAAACAGTGAAAGGAGCTCGCAACTTTATGGTTGAACCAGACAATTTTAATATAGGCTGTGGGAAACGCAATTTCAAACTAAATAAAATGAAAGGCACCTTTTTGGAAGCATTTGTAGGCAAAGAATCAGGTGTTTTTGAAGGAAAACCTGTTATTTGTGTCGATAACATCATGTACAACTACAAACTTTCATTTATTCACTTACTACATAGTGATATACAAGGCTTTGAACTTGACATGCTGCAAGGTGCTCAAAAGTCCATTACTTCTAACAAAATTGGTTATTGCTTCATTTCTACCCACACTAACGAAATCCATTACCAATGTATTGAATTCTTAAGGGAAAATAATTTTGAAATTATTAGTAATGTTGATATTTGGCAAACCTATTCTGAAGACGGCATCATCGTGGCAAGGCACAAGACATATCCTGGCTTGATGCCAATTTCTGTTTCACTAAAAAAATAA
- a CDS encoding lipopolysaccharide biosynthesis protein, which produces MIKYIHKYFDQNPGRVTQIKQFGKVVSIDVLTKSLPYILIPIFLRLMSQQEFGLYTYLFYIITTLANLLTFGFDTAQSKLFFDENQRKGSLLFTINTFVFGFLIFFTLLVSITGIDQWIFERIISTPGFSFDSYRVSFWLYVALNIATVFMNVFFLVSERIQLYQYFNLARIFLVNGTVISVFLYWQAPFDNVIFRISLEAILGSFVFGVLYMKYAQNFKPIFNKELLKDALNIGLPMMGSNAISIIYNLSDKYFLQNISGMESLAIYNLSLMLSLPISLIFTSFNTLWIPQFFKEKNLKINYQHTLKFLPLFGLGYAILLSLIWGGVWFMLKANLVAQTYTPILWLLPIVFVGKTFDVFCHLFSNFIIYLKMTQVSFKLTLLFGIMALTLNFLFIPKYGIIASSLIILLVPLCRLAVLIRFIRQQIQNFHD; this is translated from the coding sequence GTGATTAAATATATACATAAATATTTTGATCAAAATCCTGGTCGCGTTACCCAAATTAAACAATTTGGCAAGGTAGTTTCAATTGATGTACTTACAAAAAGTTTACCTTATATCTTAATCCCTATTTTCCTACGCCTTATGTCGCAGCAAGAATTTGGATTGTACACATATTTATTCTACATAATAACTACTTTAGCCAATCTCTTAACATTTGGTTTTGATACAGCCCAATCAAAGTTGTTTTTTGATGAAAACCAACGAAAAGGTTCTTTATTATTCACAATAAATACCTTTGTTTTTGGTTTTTTGATATTCTTTACTTTACTTGTAAGTATAACCGGCATAGATCAGTGGATTTTTGAAAGAATTATTTCTACCCCCGGCTTCTCATTTGATTCTTATCGGGTATCATTTTGGCTCTATGTAGCCTTGAATATTGCCACAGTATTTATGAATGTCTTTTTTTTAGTTTCAGAGCGCATTCAATTGTATCAATATTTCAATTTAGCGCGAATTTTTCTTGTGAACGGTACTGTGATATCGGTATTTCTATATTGGCAGGCACCATTTGACAATGTGATTTTTCGTATTAGCTTAGAAGCTATTCTTGGCAGTTTTGTATTTGGAGTTCTTTATATGAAATATGCTCAAAATTTCAAACCCATTTTTAATAAAGAATTATTAAAAGATGCCTTAAATATCGGATTACCAATGATGGGTAGTAATGCAATCAGCATTATATATAATTTATCTGATAAATACTTTTTACAAAATATTTCCGGCATGGAAAGCCTGGCAATTTATAATTTATCATTAATGTTATCACTTCCTATCTCACTTATTTTCACGTCCTTTAATACGTTATGGATTCCTCAATTTTTCAAAGAAAAAAATCTCAAAATAAATTATCAACACACCCTTAAATTTCTTCCACTTTTTGGGTTAGGATACGCAATTTTATTATCGCTCATTTGGGGGGGGGTCTGGTTTATGCTTAAGGCTAATCTAGTCGCCCAAACTTATACCCCAATTTTATGGCTACTACCAATAGTATTTGTCGGTAAAACTTTTGACGTATTTTGTCATTTGTTTAGCAATTTTATTATATATTTAAAAATGACGCAAGTCAGTTTTAAATTAACTTTGTTATTTGGAATAATGGCTTTAACACTCAACTTTCTTTTCATTCCGAAATATGGTATTATTGCTTCCTCATTAATTATTCTTTTAGTTCCACTTTGTCGTTTGGCAGTACTTATTAGGTTTATAAGACAACAGATTCAAAATTTTCATGATTGA
- a CDS encoding acyltransferase → MNEPIRRKVEISNVLFGENVTVVEPTNLYGCLIGSHSFIGPFVEIQKDVIIGQNCRIQSHTFICELVNIGDNCFIGHGVMFVNDLFKNGRPAQGDKMLWKKTRIGNNVSIGSGVTLLAVEICDNVVIGAGAVVTKNITKSGIYAGNPAKLLREL, encoded by the coding sequence ATGAACGAACCAATCCGCAGGAAAGTTGAGATTAGTAATGTCTTGTTTGGCGAAAATGTGACAGTTGTTGAGCCCACTAATCTTTATGGTTGTCTGATTGGAAGCCATAGTTTTATCGGTCCATTTGTGGAAATTCAAAAAGATGTGATAATTGGCCAAAATTGCCGTATTCAATCACATACTTTTATATGTGAATTGGTTAATATTGGAGACAATTGCTTCATAGGCCATGGAGTAATGTTTGTAAATGACCTTTTTAAAAATGGAAGGCCTGCTCAAGGAGATAAAATGCTATGGAAAAAAACTCGCATTGGCAATAATGTATCTATTGGGTCTGGAGTAACACTTTTAGCAGTTGAAATCTGCGATAATGTGGTTATTGGCGCTGGGGCAGTTGTTACTAAAAACATTACTAAATCCGGGATTTATGCGGGCAATCCCGCCAAACTCCTTCGTGAATTGTGA
- a CDS encoding Gfo/Idh/MocA family protein, whose translation MNNPVLFALIGCGRIAQRHAEHINKQGKLVAVCDVDISKANNLAAQYNAKAYCSVESLLANEPTVEVVSVCSPNGLHATHSISALNAGFHVLCEKPMALTVKDCGEMIIAAERNNRRLFAIKQNRFNPPVAAVKDTIERGILGQIYSVQLSCFWNRDNRYYDESEWKGDQNLDGGTLYTQFSHFIDLLFWLIGDIKETIAFTGNYAHQDTIDFEDTGAVILRFVNGAIGTINYTVNSYKNNMEGSITIFAEKGTVKIGGQYLNELEYQNIEGYQIKDLPSGNKANNYGYYQGSMSNHDKVYANVIDVLRNAASISTNSYEGLKTIEIIQKIYASASIN comes from the coding sequence ATGAATAACCCTGTTTTATTTGCCCTTATCGGTTGCGGACGAATTGCTCAACGTCATGCAGAACACATTAACAAACAAGGTAAATTAGTAGCAGTTTGCGACGTGGATATAAGTAAGGCCAACAATCTGGCGGCCCAATACAATGCGAAAGCCTACTGTTCTGTTGAAAGCTTACTTGCTAACGAACCAACAGTTGAGGTAGTGTCAGTATGTAGTCCCAATGGGCTTCACGCCACACATAGCATTTCGGCCTTAAATGCAGGATTTCACGTACTTTGCGAGAAACCAATGGCCCTTACTGTAAAAGATTGCGGAGAAATGATTATAGCTGCCGAAAGAAATAACCGCCGCTTATTTGCCATTAAACAAAATCGTTTTAATCCACCTGTAGCCGCTGTAAAAGACACAATTGAACGCGGTATTTTAGGGCAAATTTATAGTGTTCAGCTTAGTTGTTTTTGGAATAGAGACAACCGTTATTATGATGAAAGTGAATGGAAAGGCGACCAAAACCTTGACGGTGGCACCCTCTATACCCAATTTAGTCATTTTATCGACTTACTGTTCTGGTTGATTGGAGATATCAAAGAAACCATTGCATTCACAGGCAATTATGCTCACCAAGATACAATTGATTTTGAAGATACAGGGGCGGTAATTCTGCGCTTTGTAAATGGAGCAATTGGAACTATCAATTATACCGTAAATAGTTACAAGAATAATATGGAGGGGTCCATCACAATTTTTGCAGAAAAAGGAACAGTTAAAATCGGAGGACAATACCTCAACGAATTAGAGTATCAGAACATTGAAGGGTATCAAATTAAAGATCTTCCTTCAGGGAACAAAGCTAACAATTATGGCTACTATCAGGGCTCAATGTCAAACCATGATAAGGTATATGCCAACGTCATAGATGTTTTACGCAACGCAGCCAGTATCTCTACTAATAGTTATGAAGGGTTAAAAACTATTGAGATTATTCAAAAAATATATGCATCGGCATCAATCAATTAA
- a CDS encoding O-antigen ligase family protein gives MHLEPQHSSINFKLRIGETSYNNAVTTLFCWGFLGYPLSSFISDALKIESNEISIIARVIFIIIAFTTALIGYLIKRPIPKISHQWLLAYLFFWILYLARVLYECIYRSDLLGRPVSEYILFAFFNSFIGSLCFLNIPTKLSTYYKIQCYFFSGLLILNLLSIANTIRNPSELIFRGNANTKLNTITYAILATGLISQSLYRMVINPPTKIWNIFIPVLALPIGMINLLLSGSRGPILSLGLGLLWVIIFVSKKQNSVKLLVILGILSIISVLISQLVFFEDYVEYLKIRLFADEDSNSFEGTNIERITFYSEAWQHFLNNPITGDALEVRLFKQYAHNIFLEALMSIGIIGGFLSLYLVIRINYFYIKIFKKPYFFWLVLLFTQQMLLVLFNGSIGFSSEFWYCATFAFSTFSCYQFRSNSNRISV, from the coding sequence ATGCATTTAGAACCCCAGCACAGTTCAATAAATTTCAAGTTACGAATTGGAGAAACTTCATACAATAATGCTGTAACTACCTTATTTTGCTGGGGTTTCTTAGGATACCCTCTTTCCTCTTTTATCTCAGATGCTCTAAAAATTGAATCGAATGAAATATCAATTATTGCACGTGTTATCTTTATCATAATAGCTTTTACAACTGCGTTAATAGGCTATTTAATAAAACGCCCAATTCCCAAAATAAGTCATCAATGGCTTTTAGCTTATTTGTTTTTTTGGATACTCTATTTAGCTCGTGTTTTATATGAATGTATTTATCGTTCTGACTTACTCGGGCGCCCGGTTTCTGAATATATCTTATTTGCTTTTTTCAATAGCTTTATTGGAAGTCTTTGCTTTTTAAACATTCCTACTAAATTATCCACTTACTATAAAATTCAATGTTATTTTTTCTCCGGACTGCTAATATTAAATCTACTTTCAATTGCAAATACCATCCGTAACCCTTCTGAGCTTATTTTTAGAGGAAACGCAAATACAAAATTAAACACTATTACCTACGCAATATTAGCAACCGGGTTAATTTCTCAAAGCCTCTATCGAATGGTTATTAATCCTCCAACTAAGATATGGAATATTTTTATTCCAGTATTAGCTCTCCCAATTGGCATGATCAACCTCTTACTTTCAGGGTCACGCGGGCCAATTTTGAGTTTAGGATTAGGTCTTTTATGGGTTATTATTTTTGTCTCTAAAAAGCAAAACTCAGTTAAGTTACTGGTAATACTAGGTATTTTATCAATTATATCGGTATTAATTTCACAACTAGTTTTTTTTGAAGATTACGTCGAATATTTAAAAATTCGTTTGTTTGCTGACGAAGATTCCAACTCTTTTGAAGGAACCAATATTGAACGTATCACCTTTTATAGTGAAGCATGGCAGCATTTTTTAAATAATCCTATCACAGGAGATGCTCTCGAAGTCCGATTATTCAAGCAATATGCCCACAACATATTTTTAGAAGCATTAATGTCCATTGGCATTATAGGTGGGTTTCTATCCCTCTACTTAGTAATTCGTATCAATTACTTTTACATTAAAATATTTAAAAAACCATATTTTTTTTGGTTAGTATTACTATTTACACAACAAATGTTATTGGTATTATTCAATGGTAGTATTGGTTTTTCCAGCGAATTTTGGTATTGTGCTACTTTTGCTTTTTCTACTTTCAGTTGTTACCAATTCAGAAGTAATTCTAATAGAATTAGTGTCTAA
- a CDS encoding lipopolysaccharide biosynthesis protein codes for MQSLPSNTNPSANEIEISFSDIFQFFRSNFRHMALWGTVFGILGTMYAFTAQKEFESKAVVLPEIASSGSLGKIGGLGALAGLAGIDISQMNSTEAIRPDLYPSITQSLPFALHLLQQKVYISSIQKTLTVEDYFNSLNKSWVDTFFNAKEKTAPKLDPHQYSQTVELNKIQEILVKEIQKRVVTGFDRKTGIITINTKMPDPVVAATVARLSVEYLKEYVTNYRTDKARKQLIFLQKQVNEAKARYQNSEAALAGYRDRNSFLVMNSAKISEQRLQSEFMLAQNVYNGLVQQYEQAKIKVQEETPIFKMLEPAKIPLKRSEPKRTITILIFTFLGCGASTLFNVIKNISKKMAN; via the coding sequence ATGCAAAGTTTGCCCTCTAATACCAATCCATCCGCCAATGAAATTGAAATCAGTTTCTCTGACATCTTTCAATTTTTCAGAAGCAACTTTCGCCATATGGCGCTTTGGGGAACTGTATTTGGCATTTTAGGTACGATGTATGCTTTTACCGCTCAAAAGGAATTTGAATCAAAAGCTGTGGTTTTACCAGAAATCGCCTCTTCAGGCTCATTGGGGAAAATCGGGGGATTAGGGGCTTTGGCGGGATTGGCAGGAATAGACATCTCCCAAATGAACAGTACCGAAGCGATACGTCCGGATCTCTATCCCAGCATTACCCAAAGTCTTCCTTTTGCTTTGCATTTGCTGCAACAAAAGGTATATATATCATCAATCCAAAAAACACTCACGGTTGAAGATTACTTTAATTCATTAAATAAAAGTTGGGTAGACACCTTCTTTAATGCGAAAGAAAAAACAGCTCCCAAATTAGACCCCCACCAATACAGTCAAACGGTCGAACTGAATAAAATACAGGAAATCTTGGTCAAGGAAATACAAAAAAGAGTGGTGACCGGATTTGATCGTAAAACGGGCATTATAACCATTAATACCAAAATGCCTGACCCCGTTGTGGCAGCGACCGTGGCCCGTTTATCGGTCGAATACCTAAAGGAATACGTGACCAATTACCGAACCGACAAGGCTCGCAAACAACTTATATTTCTGCAAAAGCAGGTCAACGAAGCGAAAGCACGATACCAGAACAGTGAAGCCGCCTTGGCAGGGTATCGCGATCGCAATAGTTTTTTAGTGATGAATTCCGCTAAAATCTCAGAACAGCGCCTTCAATCCGAATTCATGCTGGCCCAAAATGTATACAATGGATTAGTACAGCAATACGAACAGGCTAAAATAAAGGTACAGGAAGAAACGCCTATTTTTAAGATGCTGGAGCCTGCAAAAATACCTTTAAAAAGGAGTGAACCGAAGAGGACTATTACCATTTTGATTTTTACTTTTTTGGGATGTGGCGCGTCAACATTATTTAATGTTATAAAAAATATATCGAAAAAAATGGCCAATTAG